In Marinomonas maritima, the genomic stretch AAAGTGAGTTGAACATGGCGTTTAATCATCCGTGCCAACGTTCGCTCGCTCATGGCAAAATCGTTAGCCCATTGCCCCAACGTGCGTTTTTCACTGGGTTTGGCGAGCAAGGCTAAAGCAAGACGATTAAGTATTGGCTCATCAGGAATAGGAAAATCAAACGCTTCGCGCTCTTGTTCAACCAATTGATCGAGCAAAACCGTGACCAGTCTGTCTGTCGCAGAGCCTGCTTCGTAGTCTGGTTCTTGGGTGGCCAATGACGTGGTCAGCTCCCTTAATAACGACGAGACCGTTAAGGTGCAGGCTTTATCCGGCATAGAAAGATCGGTTGAATCCACAAATAGCATACAAACATCCGCACAGGATGAAATCTGATTTCGATGCATTACCATGCTAGGAATCCAAACAGCGCAACGTGGCGGAACCAACCACATTTTATCATCAATAAAGCTGGTCACAACACCCGTCAATGGCATGACCAACTGGCCTTTTTGATGTTGGTGCCACGGCGTTTCTTCGATATGCGGAGCCGCTTTTGAGCGTAATACCAACACTCGTTGGGGATACTCATCTGCAAAACTTAGATCCGTTACAAGACGCGATGAATCATTGTCTGTATTTAGCAATTTTTTGTCCAAATAGCTCAATTAAGTTAAGAGACTAACACCTATAATACGCACCCAACAACCACACTTTACGGGTTGTATTTACCCAATACCTTGATGGAACAGAGATGAAACGTTTACAGCGCTTAGCGCAACACGATGCTGCGTATTTATTGTTATTTATTTTTTTAGTGGCTTTAAATTTGCGCGGGCCGGTGACAGGGCTCCCGCCATTATTGGATCGAATTAGCCAAGATTTGCAGCTAAGCAGTACCCAATTGGGGCTGATGACCAGCTTGCCATTACTGGCATTCGCCCTGTTCGCACCTGTTACCTCTTGGCTCACACGGTATTTTCAAATTGAACGCCTTCTGGCCTCGGGCGTCGGCCTAATTGCCATTGGTATGATCATTCGATCTTTTGGCTCAATCAGCACCTTGTATTTAGGTGCCGTGTTTATTGGCGCCGGGATTGCCATTGGTAATGTGTTGCTGCCCAGTTTATTAAAGCGCGAGTTCCCGAATCACATTGTTCAGCTTACGGCGATTTACGTATTAATGATGAGTATCGGCGGTTTTTTGATGTCGAGCTTCGCCGTGCCATTAAGCCTGTTTGCAGAGCAAAACCCCATCGCGTTGCCGATGACGTCATCGAACATGAGTGGTTGGTCATTTGCGCTAATCTGCCAAATGGCGCTGATCCTCTTACCTTTGATCGCGTGGTTTTGTTTTAAAATCACTCAACATCAAATGCCGCAAACAGGCACAGTCGAAACCACTCAAAAGCTTTGGCGCTCCATCACCGCTTGGCAAGTGACTGGGTTCCTCGCGTTCAATTCATTAATTAATTACATTGTGGTGGCTTGGGTGCCTTCTATTTTAATAAGCAATGGCTACGCTGATTCAATAGCAGGATTGTATCAGGGATATTTGCAACTCGCAGGAGCGTTGCCATCGTTGATTCTAGCGCCTTTTCTCAGTCGTTTAGGAAGCCATAGACGGCTCTGTTTATCTGCGACGAGCTTAACTTGCTTGAGTGTTTTTGGCTTTTTGTTTCTACCCAACTGGTCTGGTCTTTGGTCCGTTTGTTTCGGCTTTGGTAACAGTATGGGCTTTATTTTAGGATTATCTTTCGTTGGCTTAAGAACAAACAGTCCAAAGCAAGCGGCGGCGTTATCCGGTATGGCGCAGCTCATTGGCTATACACTTGCGGCCGTCGGACCGGTATTGATTGGTGCGCTTTATGATTGGCAGCGATCTTGGCAAGCGCCTTTGTATGTCATTCTTGTAATTTGTGTTATCTGGATAATGCTGGGGTGGATGGCCAGCCCTAAGCCAAAAAACTAACGTTCAAAAAGAACAGTTTTATTCGAACTTAAAGACAGCAATCCAATCGTTCGAGCCGCGAAAACGCCGCTAAGTAAACCATAAATTAACGACAATCCATTCATTATATCTGGACGTTCTAGAAGTGGACTTTGCATCCCTTCTAGAACACCAACACAGTATTTTATTATAAAAATACCTAAAATCAGTAGCATTGGCATCCAGCTGCCACTAAAAAAATAACGTTTTGTTTGGGCATCATAACGTACGGTTCGTAAAGGAAAGATGAGAACACCCAATAACGTCGCGACAACAAAACCCACACACCAAAACAACAGCGTTTCTTCGGTATCACCAGAGCTGAACAGTGCACCGTATAAAGAAAGTACTATCATAATCAAGGGAAACGTAAACGCTCTATTTTTAGAGACGTGACGATCACGGCTCTGCATCCAACCAAGATAAATCAATACCAATAACAAAAGCCACACCCACATAGGAGTGTTGACTAGAATGGCCTTTATCATAAAAGCCTCCCTGCTAAACATTATTTAAGTGGTAAATAGATATCCGTAATTAATTCGTGCTCCGCCACATGTGGGAAGAAATTATGCCAATGAAAGAAACAAGGTGCGTCCCTTAACTCTTCGTTAGAGTTAGGCAACCATACGTCATATAAAGCGCAGACGACGTCGCCCATATTGTCGTGCGTACCATAGTGACGCACAACGGCGCAGCGGCCTCCCGCCAAGAACTTATTTACAATACCCTCTTGGTTATCTCCAATAGTCTGATGTACCTCACCTGCAATATCAAAACGAAAGTCTTCTGCAGGTACGCACTCAGGGTTATCATAAATAATACCAAAGGTTCGGCTTGTTCCAATAGGTGAAATCCCCGTACGTTGTCGCCACCCTCGAAAGGTTGCTGAAGACTCTAGCATTCGTTCAACAGGACCTCGGTGTTCAAAGGCCGCAACTTGAGTGCCAACAAAGTTCACCAACTTAACATCCAGATTGAGCGCCATGCGGTTCTCGACGACTCTATATTCTCGATGCCATTGTAACCAGTCAGGCTGTCGACGAAACGCCATTGGGGACTGTAGAAACACTTTTTTGAAGGCTCTGGAGAAGGACTCAGGATGATCAAATTGAGCGTCCATTGCGATGTCTATAATGCGTTTGTCGGTATAAAAGACAAGTTCATAGGATGCCCTTTTCAACCTCAGTTGTTGCACAAATTTGAAGACCCCCATCCCCATATAGTTAGAAAACTGTCGATGAAAATGATATTTAGAAAAGCCGGCAACATTGCATAATGCGTCAACCGTAAGTTCTTCATTCAAATGTTTATAAATATAATCGCATACAATGTGCATGCGCTTTTCATAATATTTCATTGCCACCACTGAATACCATTTTCATGATGCTTAGCCACCCAAATAAGTAGCCATAAAGTATCTCTCAAAAAATAACCAAAAACCTGACCAAAGTTGCTGCACTGAAAACCTTAGAAGATATAAATGCGACCACAGACCTAAAAGACGAATTAGGTTGCGCCGTCTTCAAGGCTCTGCTTTAAAGGAATGGTGAAGATGAATTTAGTTCCAACCCCAACTTCAGAAGTGACCTCAATGTGTCCTTTCATCAGTTGATAGACCCATTGGTTCACTAGGTGCAACCCTAAACCGGTGTGGTTATTTTGACGGCCAGTGGTGATGAATGGTTCAAAAACACTGCCTAAAACATCTGGCGATATTCCATTGCCACTGTCTTCAAAAGAGAATATTAAATTCTCCTTTTCTTTTGAGGCCGTAATCGTTATCTGGCCTTTTGCTGACCGCTGAAAAGCATATTCAAAGGCATTATCAAAGAGGTTTTGAATAATCTGAGACATCGCGCCAGGATACCCTATCATTTCAATGTCATCTGGACATTCGATTACAAGGCTAATCCCTACACGGTTTTTAAAGGTGGATTTATAGGTTAATACAATATCGTTTAACACATTATGAAAAAAGAAAAGTTGTGCATCTTGCGCCGTTCTATCCGAAACAATTCGTTTAAAACTAGAAACAATATCGAGCGCTCGAGTGAGGTTCTTGTCTGCGATAAGAAGAGAGTCATTCATTTTATCTAGACCATCAGAAGGTGATCGGCCGATTTCTTTGTCTAGCCAGACCTTACAAGATGACATCGCCATTCTGACGCCTCCAAGCGGCGTATGCATTTCATGGGCTAAACCTGCGACCATCATACCCAAGGAAGACAGCTTACTGGTCTCTACTAGCTCATCCTGTAGATCTACCAACCGTTTATTTGTTAGATTAAGCTTTCGATTAGCATGTTCCGCTTGAGCCTTTTCTTCTTGGAGCAATGTTAATAATCGATAGGTCTCAAATTGTGCGGTAATTTGTCGCCAAACAAGCCAAGCAATAGCGATAAAGCAAAACACTGCAATCCCAATAATAGCGAGGAGTAATTTCCCCTGCCATATGGAAAACGCCTCAGAATAAGAACGAGCAACAAAATACAAAGAAGAAACCTGTTCGCTTTGAGTACCTATTACATCATCAATGTTCTGTTTAAGGAAGCTCCATAAGCGGCCATTATTGAAAACCCTTTCTAATCCATCGGTCGCATTCATTGATTGCCAAATAATAGGCAAGTGCGTTTTTATATTAAGCCGAGAGTCATTAGAGTGAAGTAACGCCCCCCATTCAAGGCTGCTGTCTGCTGCTAATACCCACTGACCCTTTGCATCCACTATTTCTAAAGACACCTCTTCAGTACTAAATGTGCGAATCAGTTCAAACAACTTACTCAAGTCGTAATTAACCACCAAAAAACCTGACTGATCACCGGTAATTTTTACGACACCACGCACCGTTGGCTGAAAAGGACGAACTATTTCTTTATTCTCTATATTCAAATCCAGAGATGAGACATAAACATCATTTTCTGTAGCACGGGGGGCATTTTTTATATAGTTTCGATCGGATTTATCTTGTAACTGAGAGTCGTCAACACGAGTAATTACGCCCGCTTGAGAGTTGATTCTAACTCGCTCTAGACCATTTGGCATAATCCAACGTACTTGTGAAATCAAACTAGACGTTCGAGCAAATTGGCTAAACTCATCGACAACCAGCTCCTCCCAATCAGCCGAAAAAGCGGTTTGGTTTTTCGATGTCAATCGCGCATTAACGCTGTTTCTCAACAACAAGGTAACACGCTTGATGTGTCCCATTTCACGACTAAAAACAGTCGCGCTACGGGACAGAACTTCCGATTCATTCCACGCCAACTGACTGATTTTATTGTCTAAAAAGAACCGATAACCTCCCCAGCTAAGCAACAATATAAAAATCATAATGCCGGATAAACACACCAGCAATAATGGTGTCTTCCGTGAAAAAAATTTACCAAAAATCATAAGGTTACAGACCTGATTGAATCCAATTTATCGTATCGTCTAATGACATCGGCTTGGCAAATAAATAGCCTTGCCCATCGCCACAGCCCAAAGCAAGAAGGTGCTCTTTTTGCTGCTCTGTCTCGATACCTTCAGCAATAACGTTCAGCCCTAGAGAATTTCCCAGCTCTATAATCATCTTCAAAATTTTCCAGTCTTTCTCAGACTCCTCCATTCTCCACACAAAACTATGGTCTATCTTAATGGTAGAAACAGGTAAGGTAGATAAGTAGGCCAAGGCAGAATAACCCGTGCCAAAGTCATCAATATTGACCCGTACGCCTAACGTTTTTAAAACAGATAAGTGTTTGTTAATGGAACTTTTCTCTTTAATGAATTGAGACTCGGTAATTTCCAGCTCTATCATCTCATTGGGAACACCTTCTTCTTTAAGCAGCGCTTTAAAGTGATCGAAGTAATTAGGACGGATGATTTCATTACCAGCGACATTGACAGAAATAGGCACATGAATCCCCATGCCTTTAAGCGTATTAATGGCTTTACAAGACTGCTGTAACATTTGTTGATCCAATTTATCAATAAGGCCACTGTTTTCGGCCAACACAATAAATTGATCTGGTGGGATAGAACTGCCGTTTTTATGTGTCCATCGAGCCAGCGCTTCAAACCCAATCAGTGTGTTGTCTTCTAAGCTTACTTTAGGCTGGAAATAAGCAACGATATCGTTATTTAAGATCGCTTCGCGCAAATCTTTTAATAATTCATAACGGCCAAACATGGCGGAGGCGAGTGCTTCAGAAAAGGCCAAATAAGAAACGCCTTCATATTTGGCTCTTTCTAACGTACTTTTTCCGACACTGACTAATTGCTCGGCTTTATAAGAAGGAAAGTCTGAAAACTTCACCAAACTAATGGTCAAGTCGAGAGAGTACGTGGAGCTATCTACTTCAATGCTGGTATGAATAATAGATTCTAGTGATGATTCGCAGTAATCTTTATCGTCATACACAATCACGACTAAAGTGTCCCGCTCTAGTAACGCAATATCAACCGATTTGTCGAAAAAATGACTCAAGTGGTCATACAAAGACACAGTAAGCTGGTCGCAATACTTAGACCCTAAAACCGATTCGATATACGCCAAATCTTCGACATATAACATTAATAAGGTGGCTTTTTCTCGCTCCCAAGAGAACATGTCACGAATTTCTCGTATCAACCAGTTTTTATTGTGAATGCCTAAAGTGGGATCAATATAAGCCAACTCGGTTAATTTACTGTGTAGTGCGACATTACGAAAACCAGCACTAATATTTTCACAAAAAACTTGAAGTAAGTTAATTTCATTTGTGGCGAGGCTACGGTCCAGCTTCACCACGATCATATACTCACGACCGTCTAATTCTTTGTTCGAAAAATACAACACAGAGAAGCCATCAAGAAAAACATGACTCTTCTTTGTATTCGCTTGCTCAATCGCTTCTTTTAAAACGACTTCTTGAATGACGGATAAAACATATCGATGTATATGAGGTGTAAACTCACCACTGGCCGCAACAATTAATGCTTTATCTAGCAACTCTTCTTCAGGGTGAAAAAAGCACACAATGCCGCCTTGATTCATTTTCAAGAGCAGGCTAATTTCATCCAAAATAGAATGCGTGTATTCTAAAATATCACTCTTTGAGGCAATGCGTTGACTCGCTGCAAGCAACAACTGCATACCGTGACGAGCTTCTTTCATGTCTGAAAGGTGCTCCCACGTGCGTAGATTACTCAACACTATCGTTTGCAAATGCGCCTGAGTAAGATCCGATTTACACCAATAATCGTCAATATCATATTGTCCGATTAGGTCATCCACTGGCGCCATACCTGGTTGCCCTGTCAACAAAACAATCCGTACCAAATCATTTCCAATAACATCACGAATAGTACGAATTAAGCGCAAGCCAGCTTTATCCGTTTCCATCACGACATCCAGGAAGATTACCGAGATATCTGGGTTCGCCGCAATCACGGTCGCTGCCTCGCTGGCGGACGATGCAACAAGAAACTCTACCTGTTTACCATCATAATTAAGCGCACTTAAACCGTTCATTAACGCCGCTTGATAATCAGGATCATCCTCTACCGATAAGACTTTACAGTATTTCTTGGAATTAAACCTTGATTGGTATTGCGTTGTATCAGAGGGTAAATCCATTGTATTTCCCATCCTTGTCTTTCGTGGTTTTATCTATTAAATAGTTATTGAAGCTTAGCGCTTTATATAAAAACTGCCTCATAGGACAATAAAAAAATTGTAACAAAATATAATTAATGCCTACGTTATAACTCTTTGACAATTTAGCTCGTAAATTTGTTCGTGTTCACATCAACTTCTTATATCAAGAAACGCTAATGTTTATCATTTTTCCGAGAATTTTCACGACACTAGACACCAATATTCAGATGCTTTGTTTGTGATATAGTACAACGTTGAAAAAGACACTGGCAGGCGGATTAAAAGAACCTCATGGACAAACATAAAGGCAATTTATTCATTTTATCAGCCCCTTCTGGAGCAGGTAAATCGACCTTGTACAAGGCACTACTAAGCCAAGATAACAAGGTGCGTATTTCGATTTCTCATACAACCCGTGCGCCAAGAACCGGCGAAGAACATGGTCGAGAATACTATTTTATCGACGATGAATCCTTCCTAGACATGATTGCGGAAGACGCCTTTTTCGAGCACGCTCAGGTCTTTGATAATTATTACGGCACGTCGAAAGAATCTATTTTTGGCATGTTGGAACAAGGCTTAGATGTCATTTTAGAAATAGACTGGCAAGGCGCACGCCAAATCCGTCAGTTGTACCCTGAGGCCATCGGTATATTCATTTTACCGCCATCATTACTCGCCTTAGAAGAACGACTCAGAAGCAGAGCAACCGACACAGACGATGTCATTCAGCGCCGCATGGCGAAAGCCGTAAATGAAATGTCTCACTATCACGAATACGACTTTGTCATCGTAAATGATGATTTTGATGCTGCACTTTCTCAAATGGCGGCCATATTTATGGCAATGAGAGCAAAAACACCCGTTATGCAAGAAAAAAGAGGCAATCTTATAAATGATCTCTTGTCATTATGAGAAGCCGTTAAGTAGAATTACCCTTGGATAAATAGATAACCGAATACAGAGGTCAAAATGGCTCGAGTTACCGTAGAAGATTGTTTAGAAAACGTTGATAACCGCTTCGAATTAGTGATGGTGTCATCAAAACGCGCACGCCAACTAGCAACTGGTGGTGAAGAAGCGAAAGTACCTGCTGAAGGGGACAAAGTAACTGTTATTGCACTACGTGAAATAGCAGCAAACTTGATCAACGCAGGCAATGTTGATCTGCAAAAACGCCCAATTCACGAGTTTTAATCTCAATGGTGTCGCTCATAGCACAACTGTCGCACTTCCTTTTTACCTTTGTGAGGTGAGCGATGTATACCGTTGAAGATTTAGCACTGACCTTGAGTCAATATTTACCTTACGACCAAGTCGCTAAGGTAAAACGCGCCTATTATTATGCCGAGCAAGCCCATGATGGGCAGCGGCGTAAAAGTGGCGAGCCCTATGTCACCCATCCTCTCGCTGTCGCTGAAATTTTGTCTGAACTTCGGATGGATTGTGATGGATTGACGGCGGCACTTTTGCACGACGTAATTGAAGACACTGGCATCAGCCGCGAAGCACTCACCGAACAGTTTGGGGAAGGTGTCGCAAGTCTTGTTGATGGCGTCAGTAAGCTGACGCATCTTGAATTCAATAGCCAAATCGAAAAGCAAGCCCACAATTTCCAAAAAATGGCCATGGCCATGGCCGATGACATTCGTGTCATCTTGGTAAAACTGGCAGATCGATTGCACAACATGCGCACATTAGATGCCATGCCAGCCCATAAAAAGCGCCGTATTGCCCGCGAAACTTTAGACATTTATGCGCCCATCGCAAATCGTCTGGGCATGTACAAGGTTCGAGTTGATTTAGAGTCTCTCGCGTTTCAAGCTTATTACCCAATGCGTGCTCGAATGCTACAACGGGCTATCCATAAAAAATATGGCCAGCAGCGCATTAAAGACACCCAAAAACTGGAAGACACGATTCGATCTGAACTGGCCGCCGACTATATCGAAGCCAGTATCAGTGTTCGAGAAAAACACATTTACAGTATTTATCAGAAGATGGACAAAAAACGTCGATCTTTGGATGAAATCATGGACGTTATGGGTGTGCGTATTGTCACCGATCGCCATGACAGCTGCTACCGAATTCTTGGCGTTATCCACGCGCTCTTCAAACCGATCGAAGGCCGCTTCAAAGACTACATTGCTGTCCCAAAATCTAATGGCTACCAGTCGCTTCATACTACCGTATTAGGCACCAACGGCATTCCAATGGAAGTTCAAATCCGAACAGAAGAAATGGATTTGGTGGCCAACAATGGCATTGCGGCTCATTGGGCTTACAAGGTTGGCGGCTCTTCCAGCATGCCAAGCAACCATGACCGAGCGACCAAGTGGGTCAAAAGCTTATTAGAAATTCAGCAAAAAGCACGCAACCCTATCGAGTTTGTCGATAACGTAAAAAGCGACTTATTCCCTGATGAAGTGTATGTATTCACTCCCAATGGCCAAATAATTGAATTACCGTCAGGTGCGACACCCGTCGATTTTGCTTATGGCGTTCACACTGAAATCGGCAACACTTGTATCTCTTGTCGTATAAACCGCCGCCTTGCACCACTAAGCACTCAATTAGAAAGCGGCCAAACGGTAGAAATCATTACTGCCAAAAACGCTCAGCCGAATGTCGCTTGGCTTAGCTTCGCGATTACGGGTAAAGCGCGCACCAATATTCGTCATTATTTGAAAGACAAACAACGCGAAAATGCGATCTCTATCGGTCACCGTCTGTTAACTCGTTCTCTCAATGCATTTAAGTCCAATGTTGAAGAATTGACCACCGAGCAAATCGCACAAGTATTAGAAAACCATCAAATCGTCACAATGGATGACCTGTTGGAATCGATTGGTAAAGGTCGTCATGTCGGTTATCTGGTGGCTCGTGAACTGTTCCCTAACATTGATGAAGACACCCTTATCACACCAAAATCTTTCAAAGTAAATGGCTCTGAGGGCATGCTGATTTCCTATGCGAAATGCTGTGCCCCTATACCTGGCGATCCGATTGTTGGCTATGTTCAGGTGGATAAAGGCATCGTCATTCATCACCTTAATTGCCCAAATGTTCAAGACCATCTATCCAACCCTGAACGATTTATTCATATGGCATGGGGTAAAGACATCGAAGAAGAGCTACACATTAGCCTCATCGTCACTTACATCAACGAGCGCGGCGCCGTAGCAAAAATAGCCAGCTCTATTAGTGACACAGACTTCCAAGTATCAAACCTCGATATTATTGAACGAGGCCGAGTCAGCCGCTTACGATTAAGCATCACCATTTCCAGTCGCATTGGTTTGGCCGATGTCATGCGTCGTATAAAAGCGGTACGATGTGTGGAAAAAGTATCACGCGAAACCATCGTGGGGCGCTAACTCGCGTTTATTTACCCTTTTATTTATCACCTTCCCGAAAAGGATGCTCATTATGTCAAAACAAGTAATTCATACAGAAAACGCACCAGCTGCTATTGGCCCATATTCACAAGCCGTTCGCGCTGGTAATACAGTTTACTTATCCGGCCAAATTCCTTTGGTTCCTGAAACAATGGAAGTCATCAGTGAAGACATCGTTGAGCAAACGACACAGGTCTTTAAAAACCTACAAGCAGTCTGCGAAGCCGCTGGTGGTTCATTAGAAAACGTTGTGAAATTCAATATTTTCATGACTGACTTGGGTAACTTCGCCACCGTAAACGAAGTCATGACTCAATTCGTAAAACAGCCTTACCCTGCTCGTGCTGCAATGGGTGTTCGTGCATTGCCAAAAGGCGTTCAGGTAGAAATTGAAGGCATAATGGTGTTAGAAGACTAAACGCTTCAAAATCACATGAAGAAATAAAGCAATAAAACAAAAAAGAGGCCTCGGCCTCTTTTTTTATGCTGTGCATCTTGTACTTAAAACATATTGTGCTTAAAAAAGAGAAAGAAGCGCTTTTATGGCTTAAATTCAGCCAATAAAGCCTGATAGCCGACGACATAACTTGGATAACGCAATGTCCAGCCTTGCGAAAGCAGGTATTGACCTTGAATGCGTTTCCCTGATGTTGGCGTAAATTGGCAACTGTCGCTCACTGCGACTTTTGCACCAAGACAAGTAGCCAGCCAGAGTTTAACTTCCCACATGGAAACCGGTGTCTGGTCGGTCACAATCACCTGTTGAGGCAATGATTTGTCCGCCAGCGCCGTGTTCGCTAGTGCCACGTTTGCCAGTAACACGAGAGCCGATACAACGTCGTCTCGATGCACTCGATTGGTCCAGCTGTTCGCTTGCCAATCTTCCCCACTCAGTACTTTCTCTAACAATCTAAACCGTCCGGCACCATAAATGCCAGAGCAACGTATCGCCACGCTGGGTAAGGCAGCCGCCAGAGCCTGCTCCGTTTCAAGTAAAATATTAGCGGTTGCCGACTTAGGTTGCGCTGGTGTGGTTTCATCGATCCATTCACCTTGGCTTTGTCCGTACACACTGGTGCTGGAAACGAAAAAGACCATAGGCGGCTTGGACATGTCTTTGTATCGACGAATCAACACCTGCGCCGTATCAAAGTAAGCTGCACGATAAGCCGCTTCATGACGACCGTTGGGCGTCATAATCAAAAAAATGAGATCCACATCTGGCAACGTGTCATCGCTCATTCCAACAAGGTCGCCAGTGAGGCCTTTAACACCATAGGGAAAGTCGCTTTTTGTTCGACGAATACCGGTGACCGTATGGCCTTGTGCCACCATGTTCGTTGCCAAACCGGAGCCTAAATCACCACAACCTGCTATCAGTATCTTTGCCATTTATCTTCTCCAAATCCTTACGATGAGCTAACGTGACCTGTCTAGCTTTGATAAAGCCGCCTTAAAAAAGAAATTCTCAGCAATCAAAAGGAACAAGTATACTTTATCAAATTATGTATTATCATAGTTATTAACAATGAATCAGCCTAGGTAAATGGTGCGATATGACATTAACGGAATTGAAATACATTGTAATGCTGGCAGATGAAAAACATTTTGGCCGCGCTGCAGATCGCTGCTATGTTTCACAGCCAACCTTAAGTGTCGCGGTTAAAAAGCTAGAAGAAGAGCTCGGCACAGCGATTTTTGAACGCAG encodes the following:
- a CDS encoding AraC family transcriptional regulator, with the protein product MLNTDNDSSRLVTDLSFADEYPQRVLVLRSKAAPHIEETPWHQHQKGQLVMPLTGVVTSFIDDKMWLVPPRCAVWIPSMVMHRNQISSCADVCMLFVDSTDLSMPDKACTLTVSSLLRELTTSLATQEPDYEAGSATDRLVTVLLDQLVEQEREAFDFPIPDEPILNRLALALLAKPSEKRTLGQWANDFAMSERTLARMIKRHVQLTFGQWRSQLHIVLALQKLAVNTPVQTISEELGYESVSAFITFFKKALGKSPRQYRVERWGR
- a CDS encoding MFS transporter, with translation MKRLQRLAQHDAAYLLLFIFLVALNLRGPVTGLPPLLDRISQDLQLSSTQLGLMTSLPLLAFALFAPVTSWLTRYFQIERLLASGVGLIAIGMIIRSFGSISTLYLGAVFIGAGIAIGNVLLPSLLKREFPNHIVQLTAIYVLMMSIGGFLMSSFAVPLSLFAEQNPIALPMTSSNMSGWSFALICQMALILLPLIAWFCFKITQHQMPQTGTVETTQKLWRSITAWQVTGFLAFNSLINYIVVAWVPSILISNGYADSIAGLYQGYLQLAGALPSLILAPFLSRLGSHRRLCLSATSLTCLSVFGFLFLPNWSGLWSVCFGFGNSMGFILGLSFVGLRTNSPKQAAALSGMAQLIGYTLAAVGPVLIGALYDWQRSWQAPLYVILVICVIWIMLGWMASPKPKN
- a CDS encoding DUF6622 family protein — protein: MIKAILVNTPMWVWLLLLVLIYLGWMQSRDRHVSKNRAFTFPLIMIVLSLYGALFSSGDTEETLLFWCVGFVVATLLGVLIFPLRTVRYDAQTKRYFFSGSWMPMLLILGIFIIKYCVGVLEGMQSPLLERPDIMNGLSLIYGLLSGVFAARTIGLLSLSSNKTVLFER
- a CDS encoding AraC family transcriptional regulator, whose translation is MKYYEKRMHIVCDYIYKHLNEELTVDALCNVAGFSKYHFHRQFSNYMGMGVFKFVQQLRLKRASYELVFYTDKRIIDIAMDAQFDHPESFSRAFKKVFLQSPMAFRRQPDWLQWHREYRVVENRMALNLDVKLVNFVGTQVAAFEHRGPVERMLESSATFRGWRQRTGISPIGTSRTFGIIYDNPECVPAEDFRFDIAGEVHQTIGDNQEGIVNKFLAGGRCAVVRHYGTHDNMGDVVCALYDVWLPNSNEELRDAPCFFHWHNFFPHVAEHELITDIYLPLK
- a CDS encoding sensor histidine kinase; this encodes MIFGKFFSRKTPLLLVCLSGIMIFILLLSWGGYRFFLDNKISQLAWNESEVLSRSATVFSREMGHIKRVTLLLRNSVNARLTSKNQTAFSADWEELVVDEFSQFARTSSLISQVRWIMPNGLERVRINSQAGVITRVDDSQLQDKSDRNYIKNAPRATENDVYVSSLDLNIENKEIVRPFQPTVRGVVKITGDQSGFLVVNYDLSKLFELIRTFSTEEVSLEIVDAKGQWVLAADSSLEWGALLHSNDSRLNIKTHLPIIWQSMNATDGLERVFNNGRLWSFLKQNIDDVIGTQSEQVSSLYFVARSYSEAFSIWQGKLLLAIIGIAVFCFIAIAWLVWRQITAQFETYRLLTLLQEEKAQAEHANRKLNLTNKRLVDLQDELVETSKLSSLGMMVAGLAHEMHTPLGGVRMAMSSCKVWLDKEIGRSPSDGLDKMNDSLLIADKNLTRALDIVSSFKRIVSDRTAQDAQLFFFHNVLNDIVLTYKSTFKNRVGISLVIECPDDIEMIGYPGAMSQIIQNLFDNAFEYAFQRSAKGQITITASKEKENLIFSFEDSGNGISPDVLGSVFEPFITTGRQNNHTGLGLHLVNQWVYQLMKGHIEVTSEVGVGTKFIFTIPLKQSLEDGAT
- a CDS encoding EAL domain-containing protein; translated protein: MDLPSDTTQYQSRFNSKKYCKVLSVEDDPDYQAALMNGLSALNYDGKQVEFLVASSASEAATVIAANPDISVIFLDVVMETDKAGLRLIRTIRDVIGNDLVRIVLLTGQPGMAPVDDLIGQYDIDDYWCKSDLTQAHLQTIVLSNLRTWEHLSDMKEARHGMQLLLAASQRIASKSDILEYTHSILDEISLLLKMNQGGIVCFFHPEEELLDKALIVAASGEFTPHIHRYVLSVIQEVVLKEAIEQANTKKSHVFLDGFSVLYFSNKELDGREYMIVVKLDRSLATNEINLLQVFCENISAGFRNVALHSKLTELAYIDPTLGIHNKNWLIREIRDMFSWEREKATLLMLYVEDLAYIESVLGSKYCDQLTVSLYDHLSHFFDKSVDIALLERDTLVVIVYDDKDYCESSLESIIHTSIEVDSSTYSLDLTISLVKFSDFPSYKAEQLVSVGKSTLERAKYEGVSYLAFSEALASAMFGRYELLKDLREAILNNDIVAYFQPKVSLEDNTLIGFEALARWTHKNGSSIPPDQFIVLAENSGLIDKLDQQMLQQSCKAINTLKGMGIHVPISVNVAGNEIIRPNYFDHFKALLKEEGVPNEMIELEITESQFIKEKSSINKHLSVLKTLGVRVNIDDFGTGYSALAYLSTLPVSTIKIDHSFVWRMEESEKDWKILKMIIELGNSLGLNVIAEGIETEQQKEHLLALGCGDGQGYLFAKPMSLDDTINWIQSGL
- the gmk gene encoding guanylate kinase, which produces MDKHKGNLFILSAPSGAGKSTLYKALLSQDNKVRISISHTTRAPRTGEEHGREYYFIDDESFLDMIAEDAFFEHAQVFDNYYGTSKESIFGMLEQGLDVILEIDWQGARQIRQLYPEAIGIFILPPSLLALEERLRSRATDTDDVIQRRMAKAVNEMSHYHEYDFVIVNDDFDAALSQMAAIFMAMRAKTPVMQEKRGNLINDLLSL
- the rpoZ gene encoding DNA-directed RNA polymerase subunit omega; protein product: MARVTVEDCLENVDNRFELVMVSSKRARQLATGGEEAKVPAEGDKVTVIALREIAANLINAGNVDLQKRPIHEF